The nucleotide sequence GCGTCTGGTTGTCGCTCGACGGCCAACGCCTGCCGCTTCGTTTTGAAGTAAAAGTCAAAGTGGGCACGGCGGTGGCCGTGCTGACTGATCACGGTTCCAGCGATCCGGCCGCGGCGGAAATTGCGCCGAGCGCAGGCATTGCCACGTCCGATCTCTAGGACTCGTCTGAACCCCGCCAAACAAATCGCCACGGTTTGGCGGCCCAATTCGGGCCGGCGTAATCGATGCCGATCCGGGGCGTGGCACTCACTTCGTCCGCGGGAACGACCCGTCCGTCATCCTCCAACCACAAGCCGCTCGCCGGAGCACAAGGCTGGGTATTCAAATCGCGGTCGATCCCGAGGCGTTTCGTGAGACGTCCCGGGCCTTGAATGCGTTGCGTGCCACGAATCAGCACGGCGGCCGGATAGTCGCGCGGTCCGGTGACGAGATTGAGCATTTCGTGCACGCCGTAACACAAATACACATACCAGACGCCCGCCGGTTCAAACATGACCGAAGTGCGCGGGGTGCGACCGCGAAACGCGTGGCTGGCCTGATCCCGCGGGCCGTCATATGCCTCCGTCTCTGTAATGCGGGTTCGGATACGTGTTCCGTCCGTCGGCGACTGGCGGACCAAAAGCTTCCCGAGCAGGCTCCGCGCATGCTGCACGGTTTGGACGGTGGACCACTCGGACGCGGCGACGATGCGAGCCATCCCGTCGTTGTTGGGCGGAGAGGCACCGTTGGCAATGCCGGGGTTGCCGATTCCCGCGCAATTCCCCACGGTATCGATCGGCCGTTTCGCCTCCCCAATTTTCCCGTGCCCGCCTCCACTCTCACTTTCACCGCCAATCCCCTGGCCGAAACCACGCTGACCTTCGCGTCGTCCCTGGCATTCGGCCGCACGCATCGTGCGCAACAGGAGTCGTTTCAAGTCGGCGGCAAGGGCTTCAATGTCGCCAAAATGATGCAGCGCCTCGGAGCCGAGGTATCTGCCTTGAGCTTTGCTGGCGGCCCCACCGGCGCGCATTGCCGCGCCTGGCTGCAGGATCACGCCCAGTATCCCTGGGAACTCATCCCCACTCTCCCCTCCACGCGCGCCGGATGGGTCGCCCGCGATGCCGATCACGGCGAAACCACGTTCCTCGGCCCCGATCAACCGCTCGATGCCGCGGCCGCCTTTGCGGCGGCCACGCGTTTGTCCAAACTCAGCGCCGACGCCTCCGTGGCAATCTGCGGCAGCATTCCCGGCTGGGATCGGTCGGCCTGCCAGCCGTTGCAAACTGCCTGCCGCCACCTGGCCGAAACCGATCGTCTCATCGTCGACACCTATGGTCCGCCCTTGCGGGATCTGGTGGAACTGCCGCTGACGTTGGTCAAAATCAACCGGGACGAGTTTAAGCAACTCCTGCAATCGTGCGATTGTTCGCCCAGTCTGGCCGCCGCCCAACGCCGTTTCCCCGTGCAACGCTGGGTTATCACCGACGGTCGCCATGATATCGAGTTCGCCACCGCCCATTCCTCGGGCCACGTGTCACCGCCGGTCATCTCCGAAGTGTCGGCCACGGGATCGGGCGATGTGTTCCTCGCCTCAGTGTTGAGCTCCGACTTCAGATCGGCGAATCCCGATTGGATCGACATCATCACGCGAGCGGCGCACCTGGCGGCGGCCAATGCGGCCCACGTCGAGATTGCGGAATTCGAACTCTTTCCCTAATTCAAAGTCTAACTCACTCCCCAACGGTTATTTCGACCGTCAATCTACTCCTCAGACACATCCATCATGAACAAGAATGTCGTCATCGTTATCCTCCTCTTGATCGCCATCATCGGAGGCGGTCTCGCCTACCGCGGCTACCGCGCCGAACTGGAACAATCGATCGCCGCCGAACGTCTCGCCGCCGAGCAGGCTGAAGCCGCCAAGGTGCAGGCCGAGGAACGGCGTCGGATTGAAGCCGAAGCCGAGGCCCACCGACTCGCCGCCCTCAAAGCCCAGCAGGAGGCCGATGCCGCCGCGGTCGCCCTCGCCCAATTACGCGCCGACCAAGCCGAAGCCGAAGCCGCCCGTCTCGCCGCCGAGGAAGAAGCCCGCGTCGCGGCGGTCCGCTTGGAACAGTTGCGCCAGGAAAAGGAACTCGCGCAGGGCGAGGCACGCCGCCGCGCCGAGGAAGCCGAACGCGCCGCCATGGCCGCCGAAGTCGCCCGCCGCGAAGCCGCCGCCCGTCTCGCCGAAGCCGAACGAGCCAAGCGCGAAGCCGCCGACCTCGAGGCCGCCCGACTCGCCGAATTACGCCGGGTGCAGGCGCAGGAAAGCGAGGAGGAAAAGGTTCGCCGCATGCTGCTCGGTCGTCCCGTGCTGCCCATGGATTACAAGCGCCGCAACCACGAGCGCCTCTCCGTCGATATCATCAACGCCCACGGCGGCGTGATCGTGCCCAAGGAAGAAACCAAAGCAGACGCTCCCGGGAACTAGCAGTGTGTAACGTCTAAGTGTTCGGATAGGTGTAGGGTCGTTGCTTACGACGACCGCGTCCATTACGTGCGTTATTCGCAATCGAACACCCTCCCCAGCGCTACGACAACTTACAGGATCGTTACTCGTTCCGACGCTGACTCCACGAATAATCCAGTGTGACTGCCTACTAGCGTCGCCAGCGTATCACGCCTCGGCCGGTCGCCGCACCTGCCAAAAGCGGCATTCCACGGAGAACTCGACCACATCGGCCGGTTCCTGCGCTATTTCCGATCGCATGACGTCGGTGACGATCTCAGCACCGACGGCCGCCAAGTCTGCCACGATTTCATCGCGCGTTGGAATGTGGATGTAAATGTCACCGTGCGGTCCATCGACGAACAAATCACCGAATTCGACCAAACGGGGGTCCTGGTGGCCCGCCGCCCACCGCTCCTTTTCCTCGGTCCAAAACTCCGGTTTCGCGCCCACCGCCCGATCATGAGTGGTGAAAACCAATGTTCCGCCCGGTCGCACCACCCGCAGCATTTCGCGCAACGCTCCCCGTCGACGTTCGCGACTCGGAATCTGCATGAGCCCGTTGAAGCCAAAAATCACCCCGTCGAACATCGCGTCCTCAAATTTGAGCGCCGTCGCGTCGGCCACGCGAAACGGCACCGCATACTCCAGCTTTCCCGCCAGACGCCGGGCGGACTTGATCATTTCCCGTGAAAAATCGGTGCCCATAATCTGTCGATAACCCAGCTCCCACAGGCCCAGCGCAATGCGACCGCTGCCGCACCCCAGCTCCAAAATCGTGTCCGAAACTGCCAGAGCTTGCTGGAAAAAAACTTCCTCCGACCGCCACAATCCGATGTCCACCGCCGCCGCGGCATAATGGTCCACCACGGCATCGTGACAAAACAGGGATTTGACGTCTTCGGGAGTCAGCGGTGGCATGGAACAACCCAGATGAATTTACCCGGAAATCTTGGCGAGCGGGATTTGTTAAAAATCTGACTTGCCTGACGTTGGGCAAAACCTCTTAGTTCGACCTTTTACACATGAAAGCGACTATCAAAACCCAAGGCCAGCAGTTCGCCGTAAGCGAAGGCGACATCCTGACCGTAAACCGCTATCCGAACACGGAAGCCGGTGATGCGGTGGAGATTACGGAGGTTCTCTCCTCTGGCGAGGGCGCTGAATTCAAACTCGGCACCCCGCGTCTCGACGGCGCGAAAGTGACGGCCAAGGTCCTCGAGAACAAGCGCGGCACCAAGGTCATCGTCTTCAAAAAGAAGAAGCGCAAAGGCTACCACAAGCAACGCGGCCATCGTCAGGAGCTGTCGGTTATCAAAATCGAGACCATCAGCGCCTAAGGCTACCAAGTTTAACTAACCAAGGAGATCATACGTCATGGCACATAAAAAAGGTGCAGGTTCTACCAGCAACGGACGCGACAGCCATTCCAAGCGCCTCGGCGTGAAGAAGTTCGGCGGCCAAAAGGTTATCGCTGGCAACATCATCCTCCGTCAGCGCGGGACCAAGTTCCACGCGGGCAAGCACGTCGGCACGGGCCGCGACTGGACCCTGTTCGCGTTGAAGGACGGCGTCGTCGAGTTCGACAAGGCTCACCGCAGCGTGGCCGTCGTCGAAGCGTAAGCGGAACCTCGATTCCATTCCAATTTGCCAAAGCGCCGGGTGTTTCACCCGGCGCTTTTTGTTTTGCTCGTAACTCGCCCACCGAGTGAGCTTTCCGCGTGGCTGACCCCAATCGTATTCGTCGTCTGCGTGCCCAACGCGAGCTGATCGCTGAACATTTGGCATGGCTGGACGCCGAAATTGAGCAAGCGACGGGTTCCGCTCTCGCCCCCGACGCGGAATCTGAAAACCTGCCGGCCTCGCCGCCGCCTGTCGCGGCAGCGAATTCACCGCTCGCAACCCCGCCTCGCGCGGAGACCACGACGCCGGTCGCCGCTCCGGCCAAAGCCTCCGATGAACTGCTGGAGGAACTCGTGCAGGAATACGAAGCGGCCGACAAGCCGCTGTCCAAAACCGGCTGCTGGGTGATTTTCAGCACGATCGTCGCGGTCGTGGTCGGTGCCGCCGTGATTGTGATCTATGCCATCTACTCCTGAGTGGCGGAGGCCGACTCAGTTGACCACGGGGTAACTGCCGAGCCACTTCACCATCGGGCAAAAGGCGCTCAGTTCGGACAACGCTTCCTGCATGTTGGCGTCTTGATAGTGCCCGGAAACATCGACGAAAAAGTAGTAGTCCCACGGTCGACGTTTGCTCGGACGCGACTCGATTTTGGAGAGATTGATTCCCCGTTCCGCCATCGGCATGAGCATCTTCAAAAGCGCTCCCGAATGGGACGAAGCTTGGTCGCCCAGTGAAATCAGAAAGCTCGACATGTCGCGCCCACTGCCGACCGCGCCGGCCGGCTTTTTCCCCAGCACAAAGAAACGCGTGGTGTTGTCGCTTTTGTCCTGAATGTTGGCGGCGATCACCGGCACATCGTGGTGCTGGGCGGCGAGTTCACCAGCGACGGCCGCGGCGCCGGGTTCGTTGGCCGCGATTTCCACCGCGCGCGCCGTGCTGGAGGCATCGATCAACTGCGCGTGGGGCAGATGCCGCTGCAACCAATGGCGACATTGGGCCAATGCCTGGTCTTTGGAATAGACCTTGGTGATGCCTTCGAGCGATTCGTTGGAAATCAAGGAGTGACTGATTTCGAGGTAGATCTGTGCGACGATTTTCAGGTCGCTCTCGACGAAATTGTCCAAGGCTTCGCGCACGCTGCCTTCGGTGGAATTTTCAATGGGAATGACCGCGTAATCGGCCTCGCCTTTTTCCACCGCGGTGAAGAGATCGGCGATGGTGCCCATGCCTTCATAATCAATGCTGGCCCCAAACTTCTTGATCGCGGCGGCGTGCGTGTTGGTGGCTTCCGGTCCGAGGTAAACGATCTTGGTCGCTTTCTCCAACGCGATGGCGGCCGACATGATCTCGCGATAGATCGCCTTGAGCGCCTCGTCCTTGATCGGTCCCTCATTGAGTCCGCAGACCTTGCGCAACACCTTGTCTTCGCGCTCGGACGCATAGATGGAGCCGCCGCTGCTGCGCTTGACCTTGCCAATCTCGGCCGCGAGTCCGAGACGCTCGTTGAGCAGTCGCACCAAGTCGTGATCAAGGGCGTCGATTTTCTGCCGGATGGGTTCGAGGGCGTCACTCATGGAAATTATGCGGACGAGGGTTTCGGTGAATCGGTCTCTTCGTCGGGCGCAGCCGTTGCCGCTTCCGTTTCGGGTTCGGCGTCCACTGCCGACTCCGGCGTCGCTTCGACTCCCTCCGCGGGAGCTTCCTCCGGCGCTTCCGATGCCGCCGCGTCGGTGGCCGAGATTTCGATGTGCGCGTCGTCTTCCATCGGCGTATCGCCCTCGCCTTCTTCCAGCGGCAGACCCATTTCCACATCCCCGGGCGTGGTGGGATTCATGGCGTCCTTGAGCCATTCATCGATTTGGCGCGGCGAGAGCACGTCGGATGCCGGCAACTCGACCAGCGATTTCACGCCCACGAATTCCAAAAATTTCTCCGTGGTGCCATATTGCAACGGTCGCCCCGGTAATTCTGCGCGACCGGTAACGTAGATCAGCTCGCGTTCGAGCAACTTGTTCAAACCAGCATCGGCCGACACGCCGCGCACCGCCTCGATCTCGCTACGTGTCACGGGCTGACGATAAGAGACCACGGCCAGGGTTTCCAAAGCCGACTGCGAGAGCTTCGCGGGAGGAGGCTCGTTGCGCAACGCCCGCACCCACTTGGCGTAGCGCGGATTGCACACGATGCGGTAACCCTGCGCGCCTTCCATCAAAAGATAGACATCGTCCGACTCGCGCAGTTGCTGCTCGATCGCTTCCAATGCCTCGCGCAATTGCGCTGTCGTGATGAGTTCCGGCACATCGTCGGCCCCGATCTCATCACGGGCATCCTCCTCCACCACCTCTTCGGCCGGAGCGGCGGATTCCGTGCCCGGTTCGGCGGCGGGCGCTTCGGGCGCGGCGTGCTGTTCCCGGAACCGTGTGATGACGGATTGGAAGTCGTTGAGCGACAGCGGTTGCCCGGAGGAAAAGAGCAATGCCTTGAGGACGGACTGGAGATTGAAAGCCATGCGATCGAGAGCTGAGATTTCGGGGCGACGGTTCGTTCGAAGCAATGCCGAAAACACCGCTTGCCGGTAGCGGAGGCGTTTGCTCATGTCGTTGTCTCTTTTATGAGCGATTTGACCTCCATTCCCCGCCCCCACTCCTCAGTTGTTGTCGACGGCAATGATCGCGCCGCCGCCCGGTCCATGTTGCGTGCCGTCGGTTTTGAAGACGACGATTTCAACAAGCCGCAAATCGCCGTGGCTTCCGCGGCCAGCGACATGACGCCGTGCAATGTGCATCTGGGTGACTTGAGTGAACACGCCCGGACCGGTATCGCCGCCGCCGGAGGCAAGCCGGTTTACTTCAATACCATTACCGTCACCGACGGCATCAGCATGGGCACGCAGGGCATGCGCTACAGCCTCGTGTCGCGCGAGGTCATTGCCGACTCCATTGAGACGGCCGTGGCGGCCGAAGGCTTTGACGGCCTCGTCGCCATCGGCGGTTGCGACAAAAACATGCCCGGCGCGATGATCGCCATCGCTCGCCTCAACCGCCCCGCCGTGTTCATCTATGGCGGCACCATTCTGCCCGGTTTCCTCGCCGGCGACGAACATCACGAACGTCCCCTCGACATCGTCTCGGTCTTCGAAGCGGTGGGCAAACATGCCAAGGGCGAGCTCGACGATGCGGGCCTCAAAGCCGTGGAAAAAGCCGCCATCCCCGGCCCCGGTTCCTGCGGTGGCATGTATACGGCCAACACCATGGCGTCCGCCATCGAAGCCATGGGCATGAGTTTGCCCAACAGCAGTGCCCAACTCGCCGTGGGCGAAGAAAAGCGCAAGGACTGCGAACGCGCCGGGGCCGCCGTCGTCGCCATGCTCAAAAACGATCTGAAGCCCCGCGACATCATGACCCGGGAGGCCTTCGAAAACGCCATCACGGTTTGTTTGGCCTTGGGCGGTTCCACCAATCTGATCCTGCACCTATTGGCCATCGCGCATGCCGCCGAAGTGCCCCTCGCCCTCGATGACTTCAAAACCATCGGCGAACGCGTGCCACTCCTCGGCGACCTCAAGCCTTTCGGCAAATACAACATGAGCCACCTCGTGCGCATCGGCGGTATCCGCCCCATGATGAAGATGCTGCTCGATCGCGGCCTGTTGCACGGCGACTGCATGACCGTCTCCGGCCAAACCATGGCGGAATCGTTGGCCGACGTGAAGCCCTACGGCGCGTATCCAACCGAGCAGGACATCATTCACCCCTGGGACCAGCCGATCAAAACCGAGACCCACCTCCGCGTCTTGCGCGGCAATCTCGCTCCCGACGGCGCCGTGGGAAAAATCACCGGCAAGGAAGGCCTCTACTTCAAAGGCACCGCCAAAGTCTACGAAAGCGAAGAGGACGCGCTGCAGGGCATCCTCCGCGGTGATGTCGTCAAAGGTGACGTCGTCGTGATCCGCAACGAAGGTCCGGTCGGCGGCCCCGGCATGCGCGAAATGCTGTCGCCCACCGCCGCCGTAGCCGGTCGCGGTCTCATCAAAGACGTCGCCTTGATCACTGACGGTCGTTTCTCCGGCGGCAGCCACGGTTTCGACGTTGGCCACATCACCCCCGAAGCCGCCAATGGCGGTCCGATCGGCATCGTGGCCTCCGGCGACACCATCGAAATTGACGCCGTGAAGAACACGATCTCGGTCCTGATTTCCGACGACGTCTACGCCGCGCGCATGGCCGCCTTCAAACCCCGCGGTCCCGGTGCCACCCGCGGCGTGTTGGGCAAATACGCCAAACTCGTCGCCAGCGCTTCCGAAGGCGCGGTCACCGACAAGGGACTGTGAAATAGTCCGCCCAAAGTATCACGGGATACAAGTAACTCCTCCACTCAGGCCGCGATCCGCCGCGTTGGCACCGACGCACATGTAAACCGGCGTCAACGCGGGCCCGGAGATTCCAGACCTCCTGTCCGTTTTTTTCTGCCGCACCGCTGGGGAGGAAGTGGTGTCGTGGAAATACCTGCTGCCGTGAAGCATCCTCGTCATCCGTTTCACCGAGATTCCGCAGTTGGATTTTACAGAAGGCAACGAAGAGCACGAAGCTGGAACGAGTTGCAGGCGATTATGGGCATCAATTCATTCACCCGTAAGGTGAGTTGGATGCCATGCAGTTTAATCGATTTAACTCACTTTATTACAACGCTTTGTTAACTTTGTTACCTTCTGTGAACTGCGTTAATTAGGTTTCATCCGGCGGCGAGGGACGCTTTCGCTTGGCCGCTTCCATGGTCTTATAATGAGCGGCATGCCAAGAATCGAGCCCGCCTGTTGACTCCGAACCTGGCTTCGCGCCGATTTCCCAAGCAGTAGGGATCGCCAACGGGTGGAGTGATGAGAAAACGCCGCGGGCCGGTATACGAGTGACATCGACAGGAAAGTTCTCCACCGTCGGTCTTTCGTTGTGACATGCATGAGACGAATATTGCTTGTTATACGGTAAACGAAAACGACCGACCGGCCGGTCGAAGCAGTAGGAAGACCGAGCTTCCCCCTCGTGCGCGCGGTATCCTATTGGCCGACGCCCAACGTATTCATCCCGGCGGGTTCATTTCCGGAGGAGTCCACCGCAAACTTAAATGGGAACCCATGCGCCCCACCGTCACAAAATCTTCACACTGATAAAGTGTGAGCGCCCGATTGCGAACGTCTACCGTGAGCGAAACCACCACTTTCTCGTGACGCGCAATCTTCAATACTCCCCGCAGCAAGTCCCGACCAATTCCACGCCTTTGGAAAACGGGTAGAAGCGCGATATCCACGATATGAATCTCATCGCCACTTCGCTGCATCAGCAATCGGCCGACGGCCTCTCCGCCCCACAGCACGATTTGGTCAAGCGCGGTCGGAAATCTGCGCGCGTAGTCCACCTGACGCGCTTCGAATTGCTGGGTCAGAAACTGCATTTGTCGCTCACTGCTCCAACGCGTCGCCATCAACTCGGCCGCGCGGTTTGCCGCAAACAAACGAAGCAAAAACGCAGAATCAGCCGGTCGAACCGGACGCAAACGATGCGCGCGGGAAGTATGCATGTCCCCAACGACTGTTTCATTTCGCATGTTCGTCAACCAACTCGATATCCGCCTCTCCGTTCCCCCTCCTCCTGGAGCGGGCAACGACTACACAACCCAAACTAGAAACACTATATCCCATGTCAGATCCATTTATCGGTGAAGTTCGTATGGTCGCGTTCGGTTACCCTCCTCCCGGCTGGGTATCCTGCCACGGCCAAGTCTTGGCTATCGCGAGCTACCAAGCCCTGTATTCCCTATTGGGGACAACCTACGGCGGTGACGGTCATTCAACCTTCGGAGTTCCCGACTACCGCGGCCGAGTTCCCGTCGGAGAAGGCCAAGGTCCCGGATTGGACCCCGTATTCCCGGGTCAGATCGCGGGATCACCGCACGGAATGCTCGAAGTCGCCCATCTTCCCAAACATTCCCACGAGGCCATATTCACCCCTGAAGGGGGAGGAGGATCCTCGATTGAGGTCGACGTCGATATCGACGTTGCCAACACCACCAACAACACCCTCACGGATCCGGTGGGCAATATTCTCGCCACTCCCTCGATTCCGGTCGGATTGGGCACCGGTCCGGGCAAACTCTACGCCCCCCCTTTCGAGAAAACGGGCAAGCTCGGCGGCGTGAATGTCACAGTCTCGGGAAGCGGGGGGAGTGGCGGCGGAACGGTAATCATTGGAAACACGGGTGGTGGCAATGCGTTTCCCATTATACAACCTTTTGTTGGAATGCGCTTTATCATGGCCACCGCCGGCGTTTACCCGCCGCGCCCTTGATCTCGCCCCCCCTCCCAAGGAATCATTGACGACGAGATCGTTCCAGCACCGTCGACTGCGCCCCCCACCGGGCGCAGTCGTTTTGATCCGCGTCACAACATCAATGTTGGCAATACATTGGGTCAGCCAATTTCAATCTGACTTCTCTTATCGACTTGCCTAATCACTCATCACTTAAAAAGAGATATGCCTTGTCCGCTAGGAGCTGTTGGCGATAACTCCTCTTAATACTTCCCACATACCTGCTTGGTTACTGGTCGAGTTGCAATTGGGGTTGCTGAATTTAACAAGTCCGCGTGTCTGCCCCCTTTGCCGCCCTCTCGAACCGCCCCCCGATTTACCTTACCGATTCTCGCACTGAATTTCTTTAATCGCCGCCCCGTCATGATTCGAAACTCCTTCCTCTTTTGTGCATCCATGCTTTTCGCGGTCACTGCCATGGCAGCCGCTCCGGCCGACGAAAACTATGACGACAACACCTCTTCAACCGTTGCGATTTCGACCGGGTCCACCTACACCTTGGATGGCATCGTTTATAGCACTCATCGGAGTGACGGGACCCTCGAACCGGTGAACTGGTTTTTGGCTAACTCGATATTGCCCAATACCACACTTGATGACGGTGACAACGCTTTTGCTCCCAACTTGGATATCGCGCTGAGTAACATTGCCGAAATTCGAATCGGCAGTGAAAACGGCGACGAATTTCGACTCATCTCCCTCGTTATGGATGCAACGCCCGTGACGAATGATTCGGAAACGACCATCACCATCACCGGCTACAAGGACGGCAGCGCCGTCGGGGGGGCAACTGATACCGTCGATTTCACCACCAGTGATGCGTCCGGAACGATTACCTACGTAAAGGGATCCGGCAACAGCGGATCTCTGACATTCGATTCGAACTGGAACAATATTGACCAAATTCGCTTGGTCGGCAGTGGCTCGATAGGAATAATCATCCCGCTTTTTGACGATTTCGATTTCGACGCGGCGGTCGGTGCTTCCACCCCGGGAACCTTCACTTTTGATACCACGAGCTCTGTTCCCAGCACCACGCTTACCAGCACCATCAGCGGGGTGACGTTGACGGCGACCAGCTCCGGCGGCGGGGACTTCGATTTGCAGAATATATCGCCGTATGGGAATGTCCTTTTTGCTCCCAATCAAAACATCGAAACGACTTGGACGCTCAGTTTTTCCGCCCCGATCAACATCAGCCAAATGTTTTTTGCCGAGGGAGCGAACCGCACGATTGGAAACTACCGCATCACGCCCAACACGGGGACCGCCGTGGTGGTCCCTGCCGCCAGCGGCTCGGTGCTGGAAACGGTCTCAACCCCTGGATTTCTCGGCGTTACGAGTATCGTGTTTTCATACACTGACAGTGGTTTCTCGCTTCCCGCGAACGGCGAGTCATGGCAACTGGCGGTCGATTCCATCGTCTTCACCGTCGCCGCCACGGCTCCGGAGATCGCGGTTTCAGGCAACAGCACCGCTATTGCGGATGGCGATGGTTCACCAGCTGAAGCCGATCATACCGACTTTGGCAGCACAGCCGTTGCGGGCGGCACCGTTTCGCGCACCTTCACAATCACCAACAGCGGTTCCGGCGCACTCACTCTCTCTGGCACCCCCAAAGTGGTGGTGAGTGGCACCCACTCCGCCGATTTTACGGTCACCAGCCAACCCACTTCGCCCGTGGCTTCCGGTGGCGGCACGACGACATTCACCGTGCAGTTTGACCCTTCCGATTCCGGCTCTCGCACGGCGACCCTTTCGATCGCCAATGATGACAGCGACGAGAATCCGTTCAATTTTTCCATCAAAGGCACCGGAACAGCCGCTGCGAGCGACATCTTTGATTTTGAAACCGCCACCGCTTCAGGTGGATCCTCGGTCACCCAAACGGTCGCCGGCATCACACTCACGATTACCGACAATGGGACTGAAGATAACTGGTTGGTGTTGGATGCAAACGATCTCCGTGGTTCCGTTGACAACTTGTGCTACTTAAACTCCGAAACCGCATCGACCGTCACCTTCACTTTTGATGCCGAAGTCGACCTGCAGAATCTGCTTTACCAAGATGTCACAGGTCCCGATTTCGAAACTAGCTCGGCGAATTATGTTTTCACTCCGACAGGTGGATCCGGCTCCAATTCAGCGGTTACGATTCCTTACACCTCTTTGTCCACGGACTCTTCGGTGGGTCGCTTTGGGACGATTAACCTGAACTGGTCCAACGTTTCCTCGTTCACGATGACGGTCACTGCAGACGCGGGAGACCTTGTCCTGCCCCAACCGGCATTTGATACGATCGTTTTCACCGCCGCGGCTACTCCCAGCAACACCGCCCCGACGGACATCGCGCTCAGCGCAAGCTCAGTCAACCACTCCGACGGGACCAACGCCACGGTGGGCACCCTGTCGACAACCGACGCGGACAGCGGGGACAGCCACACCTACACGTTGGTGGCCGGGAGTGGTGACACGAACAACGCATCGTTCAACATCAATGGCACGAGCTTACGTGCGAACGACCCTTCGGAGCTGCCGAACACCACCTACTCAGTCCGCATCCAGACGAACGACGGAAACAGCGGCACCTACGCAGAAGCCTTCACCATCACGGTTACCCCGGCGACAGCCGCCACCTCGACCGGCGCGAACTTTGACACGACCAGCGGCGGCAATCTGAGCCCGGCATTAATTTTCGGTTCGGCTGATGAATCGCTCACGATCGGAAACACCAGCCACATCGCTGGTTCCACGGCCAACGGGGGCGCCGGCACGGACATACTTTCGATTCCGACGGGCAGCGACCTTACGGGGCTCTCGAGTCTGACAAACTTTGAAAGCCTCACGCTTGCCAGCGATGCCTCCGTCACCATGTCCGTGGCGCAGCACGACGCCTTCAGCGGCACGATCACGGCGGCCGGCACCGAGCAGATTACCTTCTCCGCCACCGGTGGCGATACCACCACCACCGGCTTCCCCGCCATCGAAACCTACGTGCTCGGGACCGGCGGGATTAGTTTCACGCTCGGCACCGCCGGCCAGAGCGTCACCGGTAGCAGCGGAGCGGATACGATCAATATCGGTAGTCTCAATGCCACCGGCACGCTCAACGGCGGCGACGGCACCGATACGCTGCAAGTGGGCAACGTTGGCAATGTTTCCACCGCCACCGTTTCCAATTTTGAGAACCTCACGGTTGCTTCCGGCGCCACCATCCTGATGGCTGCAAATCAATCGTCGCAGTTCACGGGCACCATTACGGCCGCTGGCTCCGAAACGGTGATTGTCAGTGGCGACGGTGCGTTCACCACTCTCGCCAACATCGAAGCCTTCACGGTTCTGGATGATTCGACGAATGCGCGCACCGTCACCGTGAGTTCAGCCGGCACCAGCGTCACCGCCACCCACGCGTCCGACGCAGTGCTTTTCCAGGTTGGGGGCATAACCTACACCGGCACCC is from Synoicihabitans lomoniglobus and encodes:
- the ilvD gene encoding dihydroxy-acid dehydratase: MSDLTSIPRPHSSVVVDGNDRAAARSMLRAVGFEDDDFNKPQIAVASAASDMTPCNVHLGDLSEHARTGIAAAGGKPVYFNTITVTDGISMGTQGMRYSLVSREVIADSIETAVAAEGFDGLVAIGGCDKNMPGAMIAIARLNRPAVFIYGGTILPGFLAGDEHHERPLDIVSVFEAVGKHAKGELDDAGLKAVEKAAIPGPGSCGGMYTANTMASAIEAMGMSLPNSSAQLAVGEEKRKDCERAGAAVVAMLKNDLKPRDIMTREAFENAITVCLALGGSTNLILHLLAIAHAAEVPLALDDFKTIGERVPLLGDLKPFGKYNMSHLVRIGGIRPMMKMLLDRGLLHGDCMTVSGQTMAESLADVKPYGAYPTEQDIIHPWDQPIKTETHLRVLRGNLAPDGAVGKITGKEGLYFKGTAKVYESEEDALQGILRGDVVKGDVVVIRNEGPVGGPGMREMLSPTAAVAGRGLIKDVALITDGRFSGGSHGFDVGHITPEAANGGPIGIVASGDTIEIDAVKNTISVLISDDVYAARMAAFKPRGPGATRGVLGKYAKLVASASEGAVTDKGL
- a CDS encoding GNAT family N-acetyltransferase — encoded protein: MHTSRAHRLRPVRPADSAFLLRLFAANRAAELMATRWSSERQMQFLTQQFEARQVDYARRFPTALDQIVLWGGEAVGRLLMQRSGDEIHIVDIALLPVFQRRGIGRDLLRGVLKIARHEKVVVSLTVDVRNRALTLYQCEDFVTVGRMGSHLSLRWTPPEMNPPG